agaatatatttcatattgatgacagctttgtacactcaaagggtggctactttgaggaatctcaaaaATACATAGTATtgtattttgtttaacactttatttggttactaaatgattccatatgtgcgtttttcatagttttgatgtcttcactattattctacaatgtagaacatagtaaaaaataaagaaaaaccctggaatgagtagatgtgtccaaacttttgactggtactgtacatgagaGCAGAAGTGGACATTCCAACCTCAGTGACGTTGTGGCTGCTTGCTTTAGGAAGAATGCCCAGTCAGCTGTTTGTGTGCACATGTGGCCCCTCTGTGTATGTTGCTGACTCAGTGTATTGCGTTTGTATGGAGTGGTGTGTGTCAGTTCATCTGTCCAGGAAACTACATGCCTGTGTGttttccttcctctactctccaaGCCTGTTTAGCCCTACGAACCCTACAGCTCTACCCAGGCCCTGTTAACAGCAGACAGATTTGATTGATGGTGGAAGGCCCAATGGCCATACCCACCGCTAACACTAACAGAGCTGCCAACTGAAATGCATGGATTGGATGTTGATATaatggagaccagagagagaggtggataaaaaaatatatattttacctttatttgaaTAGGCAAGTCAGtgtagaacaaattcttatatacaatgatggccaaacccggacgacgctgggccaattgtgcaccgcccgatgggactcacaatcacggcTGGAttggaaccagggactgtagtgacgcctcttgcattgagatgcagtgccttagacccctttGCCACTCACCACTTAGGTCAATAATAAAACGGGCATAGGGACATTACTGTTGATGTGATGTTTTATCATTAAATGGATGTGTTTTAAGTTTGAAATGTAAGTTCTGAGAGCTGGTTCCTCTGTCATCTGGTTGTAATGATCTcttgtctgctcctctctctcaggaccAACTGGCTGCAGACATGTACAGTTTCTTCTCAAAGGAAGGGGACTATGCCCGCTACTATGTAATGgtgggtgtttgtgtgcatgtgtgggaaTGTTCACAGCTGTAGATTGACTGGGTGAGCAGTTCATTTTTAAGTCCTCATTGTTGATGATTAACACTCTCCCTCTAccatctctctgcccccctccaaTGTTCTGTTGTGTTCCCAGCTCTTAGAGGCCCAAGCTGATTATCATAGAAAATCTCTGACTGTGCTGGAGAGTGTCCTGCCAACCATCCAAGCACAGCAAGGTATACTACACTCCTGACCCCCCCCAAAACCCTCCGACAGCCAGGTGCAGTACAACACAGTCTTCCTCTCCCCGTGCTGGTTGAACATGCCCAGAAGTTATCCTCCTCCAATCCTAGCCTTAACCATGATGGAAGGAAATGCAGTACTACGTCAAATTTGTCTAGAGACAACTTCATTGTACTCCCCCCTAAAACCTCTCGCAGCAAGATACAGTCCattcggaaaagtattcagaactGTGGCTAGAGGGGGGTATGGTGGAGAGGTATAGATTTTTTTGGAAGGATGTAAGGATTGGTCTGTATAgtgcatttgggaagtattcagaccccttgactttttccacattttgttacgttagacttattctaaaatggattacattgttttttccccctcatcaatctacagacaataccccataatgacaaagcaaaaaaaaaaaacgttttttattttttgcagctgtattaaaaatgtaaaactgaaatatcacatttacacaagtattcacaccttttactcagtacttttgttgaagcacctttggcagctattacagccttgagtcttcttgggtaggatgctataagcttggcacacctgtatttgggaagtttctcccattcctctctgcagatcctctcaagctctttcaggttggatggggagcattgctgcacagctattgtcaggtctcttcagagatgttcgatcgggttcaagtccgggctctggctggtccactcaatgacattcagagacttctcctgaagccattcctgtgttgtctttgctgtgtgcttagggtcgttgtcctgttggaaggtgaaccttcaccccactctgaggtcctgagcaggttttcatcaaggatctctctgtactttgctccattcatctttccctcaatcatgactagtctcccagtccctgctgctgaaaaacatccccacagcatgatgctgccaccaccaccatgcttcactgtagggatggtgcccggttttctccagacgtgacgcttggcattcaggccaaagagtttaatcttggtttcatcagaccagaaaatattgtttctcatgttctgagaatcctgtcatgtgccttttactgaggagtggcttccgtctggcgactctaccataaaggcctgattggtggagtgctgcaaagatgattgtccttctggaaggttctcccatctccacagataaactctggagctctgtcagtgaccatcaggttcttggtcatgtCCCTGgcgaaggcccttctcccccgattgctcagtttggccgagcggccatttctaggaagagttttggtggttccaaacttcttccagaaTGAAGAATGaaggaagccactgtgttcttggggaccttcaatgttacagaaatgttttggtacccttctccagatcgacacagtcctgtcttggCGCTCTACGGtcagttccttcgacctcatggcttggtttttgctctgacatgctctgccttgcactgtcaactgtggggaccttatagacaggtgtgccttttctaaatcatgtccaatcaactgaatttaccacaggtggactccaagttgtagaaacatctcaaggataatcctTGGAAACgagacgcacctgagctcaattttgagtctcatagcaaagggtctgaatgcttacataaaaaatatatttcagttttttatttttaatacatttgcagatatttcttaacctgttttcgctttgtcattatggggtattgtgtgtagattgatgagggaaaaaaatgactattttttagaataaggctgtaatgtaacaaaatgtggaaaaagtcaaggggtccgaatactttccgaatgcactgtacagacCAATCCTCACATCCTTCCAAAAAACACTTTCTCTCTCCAACCCACCCCCCTCTAGCCACAGGCTCTTTTTCTCTACTTCAGGCTCATAAAGGTTTAACTGAGCGTGATACAGGAACTCTGTCCAGTATATTATGGTGTTATTGTTAAATTAGGCTGAAGTCTTAAAAGGAAACATCCACCCAAAAGCACCAATTCTTTATAATTTGCAGTGTTAAAAATAACACTACGCGAGAACATTTTGTTATTATAAGGTTGGTAGCAACGTGAAATGTTGATGTCTTTTGCAGGTCAAGTCGACTACAAAACCCACAGTACAATGCTCTCTCtatgggctggctggctagctagcaaatgtaGCTACACACAACAATATTGAAGTCAATATCAGCATATGAAGTAGCTAGTTGTCTGTAAAATCGCttaaacaaactgcactatcaatttaggggtctacaatctcaccatgttcaaccaCAGATCGTGTGCCTCGCCTCGCCTAGCGGAGTGGTCCGCAACAGCAGCATGCCTGTGCACCCTGGACTGAAGAAGCAGAAAAATAGCAGAAATGTGGTGGACCCTCTGTTAAATTATACATTTCTCGAGGTAGGAATATCGcaaaaaatatgatcaatggctcattcAAGAGAGAACAACATCCTGGGTTTTGACATTGGCCAGTATTGAAATTTGACATGTGTGAGATACATTTTCGCGATTTAAAATGAATCGAACGTATTAAAGAATGACATACCAAAGCCGTTCAAAGGGTTTGGTTAACTCTTCAGATTCCTCGGGTCTCCACGGAATTAGGTGAATCCGCTTTCAGTTTCCACGCTCCAAATGTTTGGAATCAGTTACAAAAAGAATGACATTTGGATTCCCTGGTTCCACTAAGGCAGTTTATAACCTTCACGATAAATGAGTTCAACGAGGTGTGCAATTGTTTTGATTGATTTGAATAACTTGTTTATGATGGCTGATGTTCTAATGTACTTTTTTATTGTgtcttatatatttttttgcattttactTTATGGTCTCAGGACACCATTGAAAATGAGGTCCTGGTCTCAATTGGTCTTCCatgatttaataaaaaataaaacaaatgctaCGCCATACTGGCTATATTTCTGCCAGCGTGAACGGCAAgagctcagatacacatgaaaacggAATGACCCCCAGAATGGATAGAACATGGTTTAGAGATGCCCAAAAACAATACACCCATTTTGAACGTTATATCTTTCCTTTAATGTCTCCTTTATTTCCCCCTGACGGCCTGTCTACAGCTGTTAGCATCTTGGTTATTTGTTAGACCATTTCAATCACTTATACGTATATTAAAATGCCACATCAACCATCTCTCAGTCAAAGTAATTGCTTATTATTCTCAATGATGGCTGAATGCAACTGGCAGGCTCTGTCAAATATAGAGAATTGCTTATTGTTTCTGTAGGACTGAAAAggattacagggaagacattttATGTTGGTGCCTCCACTCTCTTTTTGGTATGGGCatcctcactccctcttctccctctctgtggtTGTGAAGCTGTGTCCTGTTCGCTTGTTTTTATCTAGTAAACCGAACACATTTGGTCTAAATCAGACGGCCTTGCTCTCAGCATGTAGGTTATGATGACTcaaagtccaacactatttacaGCTCGCGTCAGACCTACCTGGGCTTTCCTTTCCACAGAGTGGGAACACATACCATGGATGGAGACCATGTGGTTATTCGTTACAGCTGGCTTTATTAGAGGAGGGAGTGACTGATGGTTGACCAGAGGGGACATTGTTGACCTATAAATCTACCATTCCCAGGCCTCCTAACCTCTCATCCACACACTGCTCTTCCTGGGGTGACTACctaccgccctctctctctgcagacccGTAACAACTGTAGTGTTGTTACCACCATGCTTAGTGCTACCATTCTCTCTCCACcacgctctcgctctcccttcagACTCGTGGACGGAGAAGCCAGCGTTTGGGACGGGGCTGGAGGAGCATCTGAAGAGGAGTAGCAGAGAGATCGCTCTGCCCTTAGAGGCCTGCGTCATGATGCTGCTGGAGACTGgcatgaaggaggaggtagggagatggagggaagcaTTGGCTGGAGGGGGGATGAGTGGATCATAGTAAGATGAGGACTGAAATGTAATTATGGATGGGTGGAATAATAGGATGGAGGAAATGGATTGAACATTTTTGTCAAAAGTGGACCCAAATACAAAACACAAAATGCACTTAAACTGGTCCTAAACATAATTGAACCCATcaatttgaaatgtttacaaaaatgAACATGAGGAGAGACGGGACAAAAACATTGAAATCTGTTGCAATGTTCAAAGTTCTTTTCACTTATTAGAAATGTCAGCAATTATTCTGTAATTGCGATTTATTAGGATGCTATGTTTGCGTTTGCACGGGTTTAGAATACAACAAAGTATCTTGTTGGTCATAATAAATCAGCTGTGTGTTTACTCCTCCCAGTCTTTAGTTCTCAACACATTGTTTGTCTTCCCGTTCATTCTATGGGTGAACACAACACAGTCAGTGTGGTGAGAAGAGAGGGACTGTTtgtttgggagagagagggagtggaggtgtgtgtgaaTGAATGAATACAGGGTTGGGTGTCTGTGTAGTGATTTAAAGGAGAATTTAGCTCTTTTACAACCAAATCTCTATTTTCGAGTTAATGTTATGTTTTTGCGATTTcactcatttttattttatttacccaACCAACGATttcacttcctcatcctctttGTCAGTATGGGGGCTCGGGAAAAATACATGAACAGTAGGGTATAGTGTTTAGTTGTACacgtgaaattgtgtcattctgAAATGTATCCCCAACGTTATATTACATTATGTTTTGGCGACTTGAGCAATACCTCTCCGTCCAGTCTAGCAGCAGGCTACACAATGGAACAGCTGTATAGGGTAAACTGCCCGAGTCGTACAAAATGGAATGTAACGTTGCGGATAAAGTtcgaaatgacacaatttcacgtgtacaacatctaaagacctgcatcactatactgaaaGTGTTTCCGTTTCTAATAGGacgtatttgggtgtttttgttAATGTTCTTTCAGAGCCCCTGTACTGCACAACGAGGATgatagttttatttatttattttaatcaagTGAAATTACCAAAAAAGTGTCTGGACCCTTCTATGACAAAAGGAAATGTATCATTTAAGCATTGTTTGCGGATTGTGTGTCTATTGCATCAATCgtgtctgtgttgttgtatcaGGGCCTGTTTAGGATCGCAGCAGGGGCCTCTAAACTAAAGAAGCTCAAGGCTGCTCTGGACTGTTCCACCTCACAGCTGGAGGAGTTCTACTCAGACCCCCACGCTGTCGCTGGTACGGTGCTAAGCCCTACTCACGTTTTATACATGTTTCGGCAAGAGTTTTCAAGTAATATGACTGAAATGACTGTCAGACCATTCCTCACATCACTGTCCTTTCATTCCAGGAGCCCTGAAGTCTTACCTGAGAGAACTGCCAGAACCTCTGATGAGCTTCCAGCTTTACGACGAGTGGATTCAGGCGTCTAAGTAAGCCACCACACACCGTCTCGTATAGCTGTGAAAGGAAGTGTAACCAAGTAGAGCAGTAATAAAAGTAtgagaaataaaatgtaaaaaggaGTGAAATTATAGCAACCATGAAACGGGTCCGTgattgtccctctgtctctctgcccagcGTTTCAGAGCCAGACAAGCGTCTGCAGGCCCTATGGGTTGTGTGTGATCAACTACCGAAGAACAACAAAGCCAACCTAAGGTGGGTAACAGATGGACTGGTTCACACAACTTTGCTTCACAACAAAGATGTGTGTATTATGAAGATATGTTACCCTGTTTCTTAACATCTAATGTTTTGCTTTAcctgtgcctgtctctgtgtcgTAGGTATCTGGTGAAGTTCCTGTCCAAGCTGGCTCAGGACAGTGAGGTCAACAAGATGACCCCTAGCAACATCGCCATTGTACTGGGACCAAACATGCTGTGGGCCAAAACAGAGGGGTGAGAAAGGGGGGAGTTACTTACTTTTCAAActtaaaaacaaatgtttgttAGTGTTTGTTTATAACATGTCTGCTGTCCTCTGTATGCCTGCAGGACTCTAGCTGAGATGGCTGCTGCTACCTCTGTTCACGTGGTGACCATCATAGAACCTATCATACAGCACGCTGACTGGTTCTTCCCTGAGGGTATGTATATGTGACCTTTGACCGGGTCCTCAGGAGGGAGGTACTTAGTCTCCTGTGTACAGGATcatgaacaatggaaacaggaatgTCATCAGATTACTCTTTCAGTGGTATAAATCTGATTCCCAGGCTACTCAAAGATAGATCTGTTTGTTTTTAAATGGCGCCTAAAGGAATTCTGCTTGCCTGTTCTCCGCCTTTGCATAGATGTGGAGTTTAATGTATCGGGGATGTTCGCCATGCCCACCCCTCCTTCCAACCACTCGATGGAGTACGACTGTTCCACCATCGAGAGGAAGAGGCCTGGTAGCATGGTGGGGCCAGAGAACGATAACCCTCGCAAGGACAGGTAACCACCAACAGTagctagggctgttacggtgactgtattaccgccacaccggcggtcacgagtcacgaaggcagtcaaattcaacgtgaccgtttagtcacggtagtTAGGCTTCTCCGAGCTCTGATGATGctgatggggcggcagggtagcctagtggttagagcgttggactagtaaccggaaggttgcaagttcaaatccccgagctgacaaggtacaaatctgtcgttctgccactgttcctaggccgtcattgaaaataagaatttgttcttaactgacttgcctagttaaataaaggtaaaaaaaaaaaatggtcattagtagtctaccaaactggctaactgcctggtactctgcACTCTATTGTCTCTCTAATCATTCTGACATCAATACAAATGTctttgaaaatctaatcaaacacttaatgagagctcatgttgcgcaacatttcaatAGGCCATACAATTgcttgagaaaacagagtgatggcctcttaaAAGAGGAGGaacccatcagctttctataggctactatatttatttctcaactttcctaatgttAAACACATGGTTTCTCTTTACAacatggctggcatgaaaatgtaccacaggaaaagcatcctccatttgcTTTTTAAGTGCATAGCTGACATGTATTTTCCCCCGCTGCCCGTTTCAAGACGGGtgtatgataatggtccattgtaaatcaaaacaaatttcacacatttaTTAGTTACTATATGTAAAGACGAGATGAAATCAAcaataggctaatattgtcacccatcacactatcacttgtgaatgatgcccagcgcaGGCAAGAAACAATGTATACCTTCatatcatagtcgcacacctcatgtaggcCCATAGGCCTATGTTTTGGTAAGGTTTCTATCACAACTACAGAGGCCAAATAACTTAACTTTAAGCACATTATCTGCTTTATAaggagtgtagagcctaactggcatacatatgcagcacgtgagtttcaagttGGGTAAGTTCAATTTCACCATAAATGTAcctttttttaataataaaagcattacatgcataatcccATTtctggtcacttttgataatggtgttttcctgctaatggaacattcacacTTATAACCTCCTGCCGTGTGagcattgctgcgcttatgtgATGAAATAGCCTTATCTATCaatattttaagctaaacgttctgatctgctGCATCAGCCTCATTGGTTATCTTTTTTTTGattgctagtggttgtattaattagggatctatcgcatcccacaactgtcccagactgtttggaatatttatttctcttacagaataggtcaacttttgtactatgggggatagtagattgatgtAGGTTAGTGCTTTTtctgtttgttaggcctactcatcttgttggctgaaaaagtaaatgtggacagttcttcctcttccaatatcttcaatatgcgcctcaGAATTGGATAAGAACGCCtgcagttgcgtccccgatgtccgtcttcacttgtagcctgtgagaaagagcCGATCACGTGACGGAGAGCCGTGTGAGTGACAGGTGATTTGGAGTAAACGGCACGCAGGGGAAAGTGAATTATAAttgttatattcagcccaagggcacaactgccactggccacaaaaggcatggatatttttagggggcattacgaccacacaaaggggatgctgccggacaattcgaggcattatcaagtgcttgtcaaattgggAATGAGAGACTGAAGTGTATACAACCTGCGCAAAAAACacagcagagctcatgcctttcatgcaacttttcaaatcatcattagtcgtgtcatgcagccttagaatgtataaacatcatgcagccttagaatgtataaacgtatagcccaacgtttgtgtCACAACAAAAGTTACatgaataactctaaattaagcatattggAGTACCTGTTTCTTTAACTGCTCAACGCACTCCCTCAGATCGTTTGGAGAAACtataatttatattttattccATTGTATTCTTcacactataaaataatgccagatcaggacctaacttAAGGACAACTCCGAGTATGtactgaaatagactacattttgttcatatcatgtttctttagaccggtctaaaataaataatggatttattgtgaagtttagactatattacatggatttattagactttttaaaatgtagatgttccacaggtctgcatcagtggcttgtaggctgtgtgtggaagccaggagatgctaaatgtgttaattaatggtcaattaaCTAGCTCCATCCCTCTACTTTGAACTGCCATGGGGTGAAAGGTCAAAGAAGGATCCTATACCTGCCAGTGCTCTGAGCTGAGGATATGCTATTTAAATCTAAAGGATTTTCACTTGTATAACTCAACCAATAATATATTAATTTACACCTTGAATGTTTGGTTTGATTGGTAGCTCTGATGATCATACTTACATGGGGGTCTTTTTGAAGTGTATTTTTGGATGTCTTAAGTGCTATAGGCTTCTAGTTGCTTCTAGTTTATCTTTGTGACTTTAGACTACAAATCTACATAACATCCCTTTTGACTATTTGGTGTGgagtatctctctcgctctctttctctccactctctcacgctctctctctactctgggaCTTGGTGATTCTGTCCTGTCGCCCGGGTTTCTTTCTCAACGTGGCTCTgccgtctgtctgtcctctctcctctctgtagttTTGCTAACAAACTGTCGGACCATAACACCGTCCCCCGTAGAGGCAGCAACACCTTAGGTAGAAAGCAGCATGCTTCACCCGCCTTCCAGCCCCCCTTACCCCCGGTAGAGGCCCCAGGGCCTGGGCAGTTCACAGGGTGCGTGGCTGAGCTCCAGGCCCCACCGGGGGGCATGGCGTTGGAGGGCTGCCAGCCTAGCCTGGCACTGAGTATGGCTGCCCTGGTGGCAGCGCAGCAGCTTCTCGCTACTACCGCTGAGGAACTCAGGTAAGGGTGTGTGGTGCACTGGGGAGCACAGACACGCATGCCACTCCACTGCATGGGAAGGAAATACCCTTTTGCCTGCAACCTTTTGATGATCATTTGCTGATAAGTGTGTGTGCACTGTTTATGGTGATGTCACTGCTCTTCTACAAATATAAACGTTTTATGGTAATTTGAATCCTTTTTGAATGGAAAATGACTACAGAGCATAGAAAATGTTGAAGTGACCACATGGGTTTCTCACGTATTATTTTCCTAGAGTTTTTCCTCTCGCTGTCTAACTGCATTTTCCTCAAACAATTAACAAGTAATCATTATAATAACACTGTGGGTACATCTCAGTTCAGACCACTGGCTCTACAACAATGCTACAACAATGGTTGGTGTGAGCCAGCCATCCTCAGAGGGCCCTCCCCACGCCTCTGCTCTCAGGCTAGAACACATGAATCAGCAGAAATGTTGTTTGACCATTAGGTCCATTTCCGTTTCTCATTGAGCTTATGTAGTTTTTGAAGGATGAGTTTGAATCCGTTTATGAAAGGTTTCCATTCAATCTCATTTTGACTGTTCTATTGATCCATTGGACAGAATATAGAAGGTAAACCGAAGACACCACCCAGTGCAGTTAAGGACaaaaagctcacagaacaggcCTTCAATTTGATGGACATTTTCATAGCACTACGCTAAATTCTGAGTCTTGTACTTAAAATTaggacctctgtctgtctgttaagcAACCCAAAGCGTGAACCCAGTTCCACCCCGACCCTCCACCAGAGGAACGGTTCAGGTGGGGGCCACCCGGGCACAGCCAGCTCAGCCGGAGGAGGGGGAGCTGGGGGACAGctgggagtgggaggccctggggCTGGATCCATGGGGCCCAGTCCACACATGATGCGCAGAGGTGAGACATTCCTTAAAGCAATTCAGCTTAGCTTTATTAGGTTGTTTGACATTTATTTGGAGCTATATGCATAATGGTATCATGAGGACATTTTTATCAAGAACCTATTATTTTCTTTTTCATTAGTAAGCCTCTTATTACAAGGTAATTTCCACTAGCAGTTATATTGTTACATTTGACATAGATTTACAAGCATGCTACACTGGATGTGTAACTGTTGCAGAGTGTAAGACACTCGTATTCATTTGAATGAAACCTGTGTAAGCAACGCAGATCTTTAAGAGCCTGTGCTGCTTAGTGTAAAATGGCGCTCTGGTTCTATTTTTAGGAATTGAACACGCGCCTCATGCCAGAGAACACTACAGAAAGTGGCTTGGGCTCTGCTCAGCCTGGCTATAGTTAACCAGTCCAGTGTAGCAGCTGAAAACCCACTGTTTTTGTGACTCCCCAGTGTAGCTCCCCTGTTAGACGTAGACCTACAATTTCAAATAGCCTAAAATAAAGTATATGTAGACATGAGATCCTTTTTGAAGTCCACCCCTCTCCACTATCCAGGTACAAAGAAGCCGGCCCCTGCCCCTCCCAAGCCGCTCAATCCCCCTTCAGGCCAGTCCAGTAACCCTACCAACCACCATCCCTTCTCAGGCCAGGGCCAGTCCCTCAGCCCCTCTCCcagacccctctcctcctcaagcCACTCCCCTACCTCCCCCATCTCCCAGCCCCTACCACCCCCCGCCGCCAATCCAGCAACCAGCCCCCATCCAGGCCCCCAACCACCCGCCCCCACAGCCCCCACACCCTCACAGGTCAGTCCCCCGCTCCACCCTAGGGCCCTCAGCCAGCCCGCAGGAGACTACCCGGGGCGGACCAGTCTCCTCCAGACACCCCCACCCCGCCtgacacccctccaccctccaccacccTCCTGGACATACCCGGTGCCCATCCTGgcccccctctcccttccagtCAGGCTCCCTCCCCGGCCGCGCCCTGTCCCCAAACCCAGAAACAGG
This region of Oncorhynchus tshawytscha isolate Ot180627B linkage group LG25, Otsh_v2.0, whole genome shotgun sequence genomic DNA includes:
- the arhgap17a gene encoding rho GTPase-activating protein 17a isoform X4; the encoded protein is MKKQFNRMKQLANQTVGRAEKTEVLSDDLLQIERRMEMVRVVSHNTHKRMVTCLQGHIGTDAEKRHKKLPLTALSQAMVDGGSQLGEESLIGKMMEVCGEAENRLASELLQHEVQIEKDVLDPLNQLAEVDIPNILKQRKQLARLVLDYDSARARWLQATKSIISGTNTQALTAKADLLKEEVDEAMNKMELCKDQLAADMYSFFSKEGDYARYYVMLLEAQADYHRKSLTVLESVLPTIQAQQDSWTEKPAFGTGLEEHLKRSSREIALPLEACVMMLLETGMKEEGLFRIAAGASKLKKLKAALDCSTSQLEEFYSDPHAVAGALKSYLRELPEPLMSFQLYDEWIQASNVSEPDKRLQALWVVCDQLPKNNKANLRYLVKFLSKLAQDSEVNKMTPSNIAIVLGPNMLWAKTEGTLAEMAAATSVHVVTIIEPIIQHADWFFPEDVEFNVSGMFAMPTPPSNHSMEYDCSTIERKRPGSMVGPENDNPRKDSFANKLSDHNTVPRRGSNTLGRKQHASPAFQPPLPPVEAPGPGQFTGCVAELQAPPGGMALEGCQPSLALSMAALVAAQQLLATTAEELSNPKREPSSTPTLHQRNGSGGGHPGTASSAGGGGAGGQLGVGGPGAGSMGPSPHMMRRGTKKPAPAPPKPLNPPSGQSSNPTNHHPFSGQGQSLSPSPRPLSSSSHSPTSPISQPLPPPAANPATSPHPGPQPPAPTAPTPSQVSPPLHPRALSQPAGDYPGRTSLLQTPPPRLTPLHPPPPSWTYPVPILAPLSLPVRLPPRPRPVPKPRNRPNIPPPPQPPTQGNDTNGICSTAYKIMGSGAFMKGLSDPALSLKGLTRAFIPEFAVDQQPVTAPSMTSVPQPKDSDLDTESTVL
- the arhgap17a gene encoding rho GTPase-activating protein 17a isoform X5, with amino-acid sequence MKKQFNRMKQLANQTVGRAEKTEVLSDDLLQIERRMEMVRVVSHNTHKRMVTCLQGHIGTDAEKRHSVPRLYTGNGQKKLPLTALSQAMVDGGSQLGEESLIGKMMEVCGEAENRLASELLQHEVQIEKDVLDPLNQLAEVDIPNILKQRKQLARLVLDYDSARARWLQATKSIISGTNTQALTAKADLLKEEVDEAMNKMELCKDQLAADMYSFFSKEGDYARYYVMLLEAQADYHRKSLTVLESVLPTIQAQQDSWTEKPAFGTGLEEHLKRSSREIALPLEACVMMLLETGMKEEGLFRIAAGASKLKKLKAALDCSTSQLEEFYSDPHAVAGALKSYLRELPEPLMSFQLYDEWIQASNVSEPDKRLQALWVVCDQLPKNNKANLRYLVKFLSKLAQDSEVNKMTPSNIAIVLGPNMLWAKTEGTLAEMAAATSVHVVTIIEPIIQHADWFFPEDVEFNVSGMFAMPTPPSNHSMEYDCSTIERKRPGSMVGPENDNPRKDSFANKLSDHNTVPRRGSNTLGRKQHASPAFQPPLPPVEAPGPGQFTGCVAELQAPPGGMALEGCQPSLALSMAALVAAQQLLATTAEELSNPKREPSSTPTLHQRNGSGGGHPGTASSAGGGGAGGQLGVGGPGAGSMGPSPHMMRRGTKKPAPAPPKPLNPPSGQSSNPTNHHPFSGQGQSLSPSPRPLSSSSHSPTSPISQPLPPPAANPATSPHPGPQPPAPTAPTPSQVSPPLHPRALSQPAGDYPGRTSLLQTPPPRLTPLHPPPPSWTYPVPILAPLSLPVRLPPRPRPVPKPRNRPNIPPPPQPPTQGNDTNGICSTAYKIMVLCPQVQEHL
- the arhgap17a gene encoding rho GTPase-activating protein 17a isoform X1; amino-acid sequence: MKKQFNRMKQLANQTVGRAEKTEVLSDDLLQIERRMEMVRVVSHNTHKRMVTCLQGHIGTDAEKRHSVPRLYTGNGQKKLPLTALSQAMVDGGSQLGEESLIGKMMEVCGEAENRLASELLQHEVQIEKDVLDPLNQLAEVDIPNILKQRKQLARLVLDYDSARARWLQATKSIISGTNTQALTAKADLLKEEVDEAMNKMELCKDQLAADMYSFFSKEGDYARYYVMLLEAQADYHRKSLTVLESVLPTIQAQQDSWTEKPAFGTGLEEHLKRSSREIALPLEACVMMLLETGMKEEGLFRIAAGASKLKKLKAALDCSTSQLEEFYSDPHAVAGALKSYLRELPEPLMSFQLYDEWIQASNVSEPDKRLQALWVVCDQLPKNNKANLRYLVKFLSKLAQDSEVNKMTPSNIAIVLGPNMLWAKTEGTLAEMAAATSVHVVTIIEPIIQHADWFFPEDVEFNVSGMFAMPTPPSNHSMEYDCSTIERKRPGSMVGPENDNPRKDSFANKLSDHNTVPRRGSNTLGRKQHASPAFQPPLPPVEAPGPGQFTGCVAELQAPPGGMALEGCQPSLALSMAALVAAQQLLATTAEELSNPKREPSSTPTLHQRNGSGGGHPGTASSAGGGGAGGQLGVGGPGAGSMGPSPHMMRRGTKKPAPAPPKPLNPPSGQSSNPTNHHPFSGQGQSLSPSPRPLSSSSHSPTSPISQPLPPPAANPATSPHPGPQPPAPTAPTPSQVSPPLHPRALSQPAGDYPGRTSLLQTPPPRLTPLHPPPPSWTYPVPILAPLSLPVRLPPRPRPVPKPRNRPNIPPPPQPPTQGNDTNGICSTAYKIMGSGAFMKGLSDPALSLKGLTRAFIPEFAVDQQPVTAPSMTSVPQPKDSDLDTESTVL